The region GGTGCCACTCACCAGATGCTAGAAGATATCCCGTTGATGCGATCGCTGCCAAACATGGTTGTCGTCGCTCCAGGTGACAGCATTGAAGCCGAAAAAGCCACACTTGCTCTTGCTAAACTCGACAAGCCGAGTTATATCCGCCTGGCTAGAGAAGCAACCCCGATCTTCACAACACACTCGACACCTTTTGAGCTTGGCCGAGCATATGTACTAAGAGAAGGGGATGATATTTCGCTGATCGGAACTGGCAGTATGACCTATCAGTGTCTTGTGGCCGCTAAGATCCTAGCCGAGAAGGGGATCAATGCCGAAGTAGTCCACGTACCCACCATTAAACCTCTCGATAGGGAGACGATCGTGACAAGCGCCAAGAAGACCAGATGCGCAGTTACGGCCGAGGAAGGGCAACTAGCGGGCGGTTTCGGCGGTGCTATCGCAGAACTACTTGGCGAGGAATGCCCGGTACCGCTTCAGAGAGTTGGTATTAGAGATCGTTTCGGTGAATCAGGACAGCCAGAGCAGCTTCTCGAAGCCTTCGGCCTGACGGGAGCCGATATCGCGAAGGTTGCCTCGCACCTGCATCATACCAAGAAAGGGGAGAGTTAATGCCACTTACAATTGCCCAGATCAGAGATAACTGTGTTCGAGCGCGTCATCTGATGCAGCGTTCTCGACAGCAGCATTTTGCCGTCGGCGCCTTCAATATCGACAACCAAGAGACACTCATAGCAGTCTGCACGGCGGCTCAGAAGCATAA is a window of Candidatus Saccharimonadales bacterium DNA encoding:
- a CDS encoding transketolase C-terminal domain-containing protein, with product MSNVVTMHLATDIGSKDIKGEPIRAGFGRGLLTAGREDDQIVGLCADLVESTKMNEFADVFPDRYIEIGVAEQNLVTVASGLAAMGKKPFVSSYSAFCPGRDWEQIRTTICLNDRPVRVVGSHAGVSVGPDGATHQMLEDIPLMRSLPNMVVVAPGDSIEAEKATLALAKLDKPSYIRLAREATPIFTTHSTPFELGRAYVLREGDDISLIGTGSMTYQCLVAAKILAEKGINAEVVHVPTIKPLDRETIVTSAKKTRCAVTAEEGQLAGGFGGAIAELLGEECPVPLQRVGIRDRFGESGQPEQLLEAFGLTGADIAKVASHLHHTKKGES